A region from the Sandaracinus amylolyticus genome encodes:
- a CDS encoding gluconokinase yields MATDGPAPRAPFVLTIDVGTSSARCALYDASARPVPGTTARRAHEVATSAGGGAELDPDALIASVVALIDQTLSRAGALAREIVCVAPGGFLHTLVGLDAKGRALTPVHLWMDARSDADAAQLRRELDEREVHARTGCMLHWSYLPAKLRWMRRTDPARFARVARFVSFPDHLVAQLLGPGPTSISLGAASGLFDQHRLDWDDEMLRAVGITRAQLLEIARDDRRLSPSRGAIAQRWPALARVPWLVPQGDAALSSIGAGCATRERAALMVGTSVALRVLFRAREVAIPDGVWGYRADETRMLLGGALNDGGSLVAWLQRTLRLPEHDALEAALREPFDDRLLVLPLWAGERSPGWAGRAHGAITGLALHTRAVDVYRAALEGIALRCAELDARVRDAVPEVREVVATGAGLLASTAWQRIVADALGRPLVVSSEGEASSRGAALVALDRLGIVPGVIDGIAPSGPVIAPDPARHARYRALGERQRALYRAVVDHDETGGS; encoded by the coding sequence GTGGCCACGGACGGGCCCGCTCCCCGCGCACCCTTCGTGCTCACGATCGACGTGGGCACGTCGTCGGCGCGTTGCGCGCTCTACGACGCGAGCGCGCGGCCGGTGCCGGGCACCACGGCGCGGCGCGCGCACGAGGTCGCGACGAGCGCGGGCGGGGGCGCCGAGCTCGACCCCGACGCGCTGATCGCGAGCGTGGTGGCGCTGATCGACCAGACGTTGTCGCGCGCCGGAGCGCTCGCGCGAGAGATCGTGTGCGTCGCGCCGGGCGGGTTCCTCCACACGCTCGTCGGGCTCGACGCGAAGGGTCGCGCGCTCACGCCGGTGCACCTCTGGATGGACGCGCGGAGCGACGCGGACGCAGCGCAGCTCCGGCGCGAGCTCGACGAGCGCGAGGTGCACGCGCGCACCGGGTGCATGCTGCACTGGAGCTACCTGCCCGCGAAGCTGCGCTGGATGCGGCGCACCGATCCCGCGCGTTTCGCGCGCGTCGCGCGCTTCGTCTCGTTCCCGGATCATCTCGTGGCGCAGCTGCTCGGTCCGGGGCCGACGAGCATCTCGCTCGGCGCGGCGAGCGGGCTCTTCGATCAGCATCGGCTCGACTGGGACGACGAGATGCTGCGCGCGGTCGGGATCACCCGCGCGCAGCTGCTCGAGATCGCGCGCGACGATCGGCGTCTCTCACCCTCGCGCGGTGCGATCGCGCAGCGCTGGCCCGCGCTCGCGCGCGTGCCGTGGCTCGTGCCCCAGGGCGATGCCGCGCTCAGCAGCATCGGCGCGGGCTGCGCGACGCGCGAGCGCGCTGCGCTGATGGTCGGGACGTCGGTCGCGCTGCGCGTGCTGTTCCGCGCGCGCGAGGTCGCGATCCCCGACGGCGTGTGGGGCTACCGCGCCGACGAGACGCGCATGTTGCTCGGCGGCGCGCTGAACGACGGGGGCAGCCTCGTCGCGTGGCTCCAACGCACGCTGCGGCTGCCCGAGCACGACGCGCTCGAGGCCGCGCTGCGCGAGCCCTTCGACGATCGGCTGCTCGTGCTCCCGCTCTGGGCGGGCGAGCGCAGCCCGGGATGGGCGGGCCGCGCGCACGGCGCGATCACCGGGCTCGCGCTGCACACGCGCGCGGTCGACGTCTATCGCGCGGCGCTCGAGGGGATCGCGCTGCGCTGCGCCGAGCTCGACGCACGGGTGCGTGATGCGGTGCCCGAGGTGCGCGAGGTGGTCGCGACGGGCGCCGGGCTGCTCGCGTCGACGGCGTGGCAGCGCATCGTCGCGGACGCGCTCGGTCGTCCTCTCGTCGTCTCGAGCGAGGGCGAGGCGTCGAGCCGCGGCGCTGCGCTCGTCGCGCTCGATCGGCTCGGCATCGTGCCGGGCGTGATCGACGGGATCGCGCCGAGCGGTCCGGTGATCGCGCCCGATCCCGCGCGCCACGCGCGGTACCGTGCGCTCGGCGAGCGACAGCGCGCGCTCTACCGCGCGGTCGTCGATCACGACGAGACGGGAGGATCGTGA
- a CDS encoding ATP-binding protein produces the protein MRISRASEELARALGGARVALAGTPIDRFLPGAGTALRRAVRAASPSRLSVSLVVAHGTMVATTIEVVPLERDRGAVIAFEQFAAPAVEERLAAVLDHVSDGFAVFDREWRYVFLNRAAERFYGRPRGEMLGRVLWDLFPRALGSELERRMREAERTRAPVELEIVSPQFGRWMQYRVAPYEDGLAFFFRDVDDEHRMREALRESEERHRAMFEHSLTGWLLTAPEGPVLAANPAACRMLARSEEEILRVGRAGIVDTHDPRLEPALEHRRRHGWVIAEMTMVRGDGTRFPAMISSTLYRDAKGQERTTLTFYDVTERRRAEEALACLADLGPVLGASLDLTTTLDRFVHFVAPRIADLCAIELVDEVSCVAFAHRDPQHGPWSARVRPFGAAIDRVVADCRARLVEHVDDAWLVAASERPAALAEARALAPTSLVIVPLVARGRAMGALLMAHVDDARRFDGSMLVLARALAERAALAIEAARQHRAALDAKRLRDDVLAFVAHDLRTPLQAIAMSAGMLSTPQGSSVAADVIRRSIRQATQLVEDLLTVAVVESGTIPLERRPTSIATVIGELIELHRPLAEARGIALDAHVPDALEPLSIDRHRVLQLLSNLVANALKFTHEGGRIDVDVRLVPGAIEVQVHDTGCGIAPEDLPHVFDRFWQSARARRGGAGLGLAIAHGIAEAHGGTLDVWSVVGQGTTFRLLLPRSAQLAAHESPSATR, from the coding sequence TTGCGGATCTCGCGAGCGAGCGAAGAGCTCGCGCGCGCGCTCGGCGGCGCTCGCGTGGCGCTCGCGGGGACGCCGATCGACCGGTTCCTCCCGGGCGCGGGTACCGCGCTGCGCCGCGCGGTGCGCGCAGCCTCACCTTCGCGGCTCTCGGTGTCGCTCGTCGTCGCGCACGGCACGATGGTCGCGACGACGATCGAGGTCGTGCCGCTCGAGCGCGATCGAGGCGCGGTGATCGCGTTCGAGCAGTTCGCCGCGCCCGCCGTGGAGGAGCGGCTCGCGGCGGTGCTCGACCACGTGAGCGACGGGTTCGCGGTGTTCGATCGCGAGTGGCGCTACGTGTTCCTCAACCGCGCGGCCGAGCGCTTCTACGGCCGACCGCGCGGCGAGATGCTCGGGCGCGTGCTGTGGGATCTCTTCCCGCGCGCGCTCGGCAGCGAGCTCGAGCGGCGCATGCGCGAGGCCGAGCGCACCCGCGCGCCGGTCGAGCTCGAGATCGTCTCGCCGCAGTTCGGCCGGTGGATGCAGTACCGCGTCGCGCCCTACGAGGACGGGCTCGCGTTCTTCTTCCGCGACGTCGACGACGAGCACCGCATGCGCGAGGCGCTGCGCGAGAGCGAGGAGCGACACCGCGCGATGTTCGAGCACAGCCTCACGGGCTGGCTGCTCACCGCGCCCGAGGGGCCCGTGCTCGCGGCGAACCCCGCGGCCTGTCGCATGCTGGCCCGCTCCGAGGAAGAGATCCTGCGCGTCGGACGCGCCGGCATCGTCGACACCCACGATCCGCGGCTCGAGCCCGCGCTCGAGCACCGCCGTCGACACGGCTGGGTGATCGCCGAGATGACGATGGTGCGCGGCGACGGCACGCGCTTCCCGGCGATGATCTCGTCGACGCTCTACCGCGACGCGAAGGGCCAGGAGCGCACGACGCTCACCTTCTACGACGTCACCGAGCGCCGCCGCGCCGAGGAAGCGCTCGCCTGCCTCGCCGATCTCGGCCCGGTGCTCGGCGCGTCGCTCGACCTCACGACCACGCTCGACCGCTTCGTGCACTTCGTCGCGCCGCGCATCGCCGACCTGTGCGCGATCGAGCTCGTCGACGAGGTGTCCTGCGTCGCGTTCGCGCATCGCGACCCGCAGCACGGCCCGTGGAGCGCGCGCGTGCGCCCGTTCGGCGCCGCGATCGATCGAGTCGTCGCGGACTGTCGCGCTCGTCTCGTCGAGCACGTCGACGACGCCTGGCTCGTCGCGGCGTCGGAGCGGCCCGCAGCGCTCGCGGAGGCGCGCGCGCTCGCGCCCACGTCTCTCGTGATCGTCCCGCTCGTCGCGCGCGGCCGCGCGATGGGCGCGCTGCTGATGGCGCACGTCGACGACGCGCGCCGCTTCGACGGCAGCATGCTCGTGCTGGCGCGCGCGCTCGCCGAGCGAGCCGCTCTCGCGATCGAGGCCGCACGCCAGCACCGCGCGGCGCTCGACGCCAAGCGCCTGCGCGACGACGTGCTCGCGTTCGTCGCCCACGACCTCCGCACGCCGCTCCAGGCGATCGCGATGAGCGCGGGCATGCTCTCGACGCCGCAGGGATCGAGCGTCGCCGCCGACGTGATCCGCCGGTCGATCCGTCAGGCGACGCAGCTCGTCGAGGATCTGCTCACCGTCGCGGTCGTCGAGAGCGGAACCATCCCGCTGGAGCGGCGCCCGACCTCGATCGCAACGGTGATCGGCGAGCTGATCGAGCTGCACCGGCCGCTCGCCGAGGCGCGCGGGATCGCGCTCGACGCGCACGTGCCCGATGCGCTCGAGCCGCTCTCGATCGACCGCCACCGCGTGCTCCAGCTGCTCTCGAACCTCGTCGCGAACGCGCTGAAGTTCACCCACGAGGGCGGCCGCATCGACGTCGACGTGCGGCTCGTGCCCGGCGCGATCGAGGTGCAGGTGCACGACACCGGGTGCGGCATCGCGCCCGAAGATCTGCCGCACGTGTTCGATCGCTTCTGGCAGAGCGCACGCGCCCGGCGCGGAGGCGCCGGGCTCGGGCTCGCGATCGCGCACGGGATCGCCGAGGCCCACGGCGGCACGCTCGACGTGTGGAGCGTGGTCGGGCAGGGCACCACGTTCCGCTTGCTGCTCCCGCGCAGCGCGCAGCTCGCCGCGCACGAGAGCCCGAGCGCGACGCGATGA
- a CDS encoding nuclear transport factor 2 family protein, whose amino-acid sequence MSAANDSLAIARAYHRGWTTKHFEDAVRLLARDLIVEVPINAYPDAESFARALVAFGGMTTRVELLSELAGDDQAMLLYDMDVTGLGRLRVAEHFTVRDGAITRIRQIHDTAALRAAGFAG is encoded by the coding sequence ATGAGCGCTGCGAACGACTCGCTCGCGATCGCGCGGGCCTACCATCGAGGGTGGACGACGAAGCACTTCGAAGACGCGGTGCGCCTGCTCGCGCGCGACCTGATCGTCGAGGTCCCGATCAACGCGTACCCCGACGCCGAGTCGTTCGCGAGAGCGCTCGTCGCGTTCGGTGGGATGACGACGCGCGTCGAGCTGCTCTCCGAGCTCGCCGGCGACGATCAGGCGATGCTGCTCTACGACATGGATGTGACGGGCCTCGGACGGCTGCGCGTCGCCGAGCACTTCACGGTGCGCGACGGCGCGATCACGCGCATCCGTCAGATCCACGACACCGCCGCGCTGCGCGCCGCGGGGTTCGCCGGCTGA
- a CDS encoding MmcQ/YjbR family DNA-binding protein — protein MSATFEALLDVLAANPRTAACVAEHRARSGGRARFGARTLKVDGRMFAMPFEGALVVKLTEARVAELVAARVGAPFDPGHGRKMKAWLAVPPRDAAPTWLELVLEAHTLAAADTKRRTR, from the coding sequence GTGAGCGCGACGTTCGAGGCGCTGCTCGACGTGCTCGCCGCGAACCCGCGGACGGCGGCGTGCGTCGCCGAGCATCGCGCGCGGAGCGGAGGCCGCGCGCGGTTCGGCGCGCGCACGCTGAAGGTCGACGGGCGCATGTTCGCGATGCCGTTCGAGGGCGCGCTCGTGGTGAAGCTGACCGAGGCGCGCGTCGCGGAGCTCGTCGCCGCGCGCGTCGGCGCGCCGTTCGATCCCGGTCACGGCAGGAAGATGAAGGCGTGGCTGGCAGTGCCACCGCGCGATGCGGCACCGACGTGGCTGGAGCTCGTGCTCGAAGCGCACACGCTCGCGGCCGCCGACACGAAGAGGAGAACGAGATGA
- a CDS encoding SRPBCC family protein, whose product MSDASRLVVTRVLPAPIARVFDAWTRSETLARWFTCTPAWDATAESDLRVGGRYRVVMHEGSRVAGVAYGEYLEIDRPRRLVFTWSAEGNAPVQGSVVTVELEAIGARTRLTLTHDLDPGSEVGRAHARGWDGTLARLCGWLEGA is encoded by the coding sequence ATGAGCGACGCCTCGCGCCTCGTCGTCACGCGCGTGCTGCCCGCGCCGATCGCGCGCGTGTTCGACGCGTGGACGCGCAGCGAGACGCTCGCGCGCTGGTTCACCTGCACGCCGGCGTGGGACGCGACCGCGGAGAGCGATCTGCGCGTCGGCGGGCGATATCGCGTGGTGATGCACGAGGGCTCGCGCGTGGCGGGCGTCGCGTACGGCGAGTACCTCGAGATCGATCGGCCGCGACGCCTGGTGTTCACGTGGAGCGCGGAGGGCAACGCGCCGGTGCAGGGCAGCGTGGTCACCGTCGAGCTCGAGGCGATCGGCGCGCGCACGCGCCTGACGCTCACGCACGATCTCGATCCCGGCTCGGAGGTCGGGCGCGCGCATGCGCGAGGCTGGGACGGGACGCTCGCGCGGCTGTGCGGGTGGCTGGAGGGCGCGTGA
- a CDS encoding ArsR/SmtB family transcription factor has protein sequence MVENDVAQLDRVFHALASAPRREILRRTAHERCTVGQLAAHFDMSLAAVAKHVKVLEDAALLRATREGRLHWCELDPAALEPARASIEELRAHWNGKLDRLEAMLIAELAPGPRTPRRTTKRAKGRRR, from the coding sequence ATGGTTGAGAACGACGTCGCCCAGCTCGATCGCGTGTTCCACGCGCTCGCGAGCGCGCCCCGCCGGGAGATCCTCCGTCGCACCGCGCACGAGCGCTGCACCGTCGGACAGCTCGCAGCGCACTTCGACATGTCGCTCGCCGCGGTCGCGAAGCACGTGAAGGTGCTCGAGGACGCGGCGCTGCTGCGCGCCACGCGCGAGGGTCGCCTGCACTGGTGCGAGCTCGATCCCGCCGCGCTCGAGCCTGCGCGCGCGTCGATCGAGGAGCTGCGCGCGCACTGGAACGGCAAGCTCGATCGCCTCGAGGCCATGCTCATCGCGGAGCTCGCGCCGGGGCCGCGGACCCCGCGACGAACGACGAAGCGCGCGAAGGGACGGCGGCGATGA